A window of Chaetodon auriga isolate fChaAug3 chromosome 2, fChaAug3.hap1, whole genome shotgun sequence contains these coding sequences:
- the stimate gene encoding store-operated calcium entry regulator STIMATE isoform X2 translates to MDAVSGVNMLSQLGDVALAGPGGAGLPAVSFTNTSVSSSPTPATDNRGCENGALMDSFGIFLQGLLAVVAFSTLMLKRFREPKHERRPWKIWFLDTSKQAIGMLFIHFANVYLSDLTEEDPCSLYLINFLLDASLGMLLIYAGVRVVSAIVEWRQWDSLRFGEYGEPVQCTAWLGQCILYILIMMFEKVLIMLVLLIPQWKKALMFWVVDNFLMKKHRTKAKLEEREEDSRGNSKVRYRRALSHDDSESEILFSADDEMDESDEDDIRRLTGLKTVKKKKLRMGIPV, encoded by the exons ATGGATGCTGTTAGTGGTGTCAACATGCTGTCCCAGCTCGGAGACGTGGCACTGGCAGGTCCAGGTGGAGCAGGGCTGCCCGCTGTGTCCTTTACCAACACGTCGGTGTCCTCCAGCCCGACGCCGGCGACTGATAACAGGGGTTGTGAGAATGGCGCCTTGATGGACTCGTTTGGGATTTTTCTGCAAGGACTTCTCGCCGTGGTGGCTTTCAGCACGCTGATGT TGAAACGCTTCAGGGAGCCAAAACATGAGAGGAGACCCTGGAAAATCTG GTTCCTGGACACCTCAAAACAGGCTATTGGGATGCTGTTTATCCACTTTGCTAATGTGTACTTGTCAGACCTCACAGAAGAGGATCCCTGCTCACT ATACCTCATTAACTTCCTGTTGGATGCTTCTCTGGGCATGCTGCTCATCTATGCTGGGGTGAGAGTCGTCAGTGCCATTGTGGAGTGGAGGCAGTGGGATTCTCTTCGTTTTGGAGAATACG gagagcCAGTGCAGTGCACAGCGTGGTTGGGCCAATGTATCCTCTACATCCTCATCATGATGTTTGAGAAAGTCCTCATCATGCTGGTCCTCCTCATCCCCCAGTGGAAAAAG GCCCTCATGTTTTGGGTGGTAGATAATTTCCTAATGAAGAAACATAGGACAAAAGCAAAGctagaagagagagaggaggactcACGGGGGAACAGCAAGGTGCGCTACAGACGAGCTCTGTCCCATGATGACTCAGAGTCAGAG ATCCTTTTCTCAGCAGACGATGAAATGGACGAGTCGGACGAGGATGACATTCGTCGCCTCACTGGCCTGAAGacggtgaagaagaagaagcttcgCATGGGGATCCCCGTTTGA
- the stimate gene encoding store-operated calcium entry regulator STIMATE isoform X1 has protein sequence MDAVSGVNMLSQLGDVALAGPGGAGLPAVSFTNTSVSSSPTPATDNRGCENGALMDSFGIFLQGLLAVVAFSTLMLKRFREPKHERRPWKIWFLDTSKQAIGMLFIHFANVYLSDLTEEDPCSLYLINFLLDASLGMLLIYAGVRVVSAIVEWRQWDSLRFGEYGEPVQCTAWLGQCILYILIMMFEKVLIMLVLLIPQWKKLALLNPIENPDLELAIVMLIVPFFINALMFWVVDNFLMKKHRTKAKLEEREEDSRGNSKVRYRRALSHDDSESEILFSADDEMDESDEDDIRRLTGLKTVKKKKLRMGIPV, from the exons ATGGATGCTGTTAGTGGTGTCAACATGCTGTCCCAGCTCGGAGACGTGGCACTGGCAGGTCCAGGTGGAGCAGGGCTGCCCGCTGTGTCCTTTACCAACACGTCGGTGTCCTCCAGCCCGACGCCGGCGACTGATAACAGGGGTTGTGAGAATGGCGCCTTGATGGACTCGTTTGGGATTTTTCTGCAAGGACTTCTCGCCGTGGTGGCTTTCAGCACGCTGATGT TGAAACGCTTCAGGGAGCCAAAACATGAGAGGAGACCCTGGAAAATCTG GTTCCTGGACACCTCAAAACAGGCTATTGGGATGCTGTTTATCCACTTTGCTAATGTGTACTTGTCAGACCTCACAGAAGAGGATCCCTGCTCACT ATACCTCATTAACTTCCTGTTGGATGCTTCTCTGGGCATGCTGCTCATCTATGCTGGGGTGAGAGTCGTCAGTGCCATTGTGGAGTGGAGGCAGTGGGATTCTCTTCGTTTTGGAGAATACG gagagcCAGTGCAGTGCACAGCGTGGTTGGGCCAATGTATCCTCTACATCCTCATCATGATGTTTGAGAAAGTCCTCATCATGCTGGTCCTCCTCATCCCCCAGTGGAAAAAG CTGGCTCTCCTCAATCCCATAGAGAATCCTGACCTGGAACTGGCCATCGTCATGCTCATCGTTCCGTTCTTCATCAAC GCCCTCATGTTTTGGGTGGTAGATAATTTCCTAATGAAGAAACATAGGACAAAAGCAAAGctagaagagagagaggaggactcACGGGGGAACAGCAAGGTGCGCTACAGACGAGCTCTGTCCCATGATGACTCAGAGTCAGAG ATCCTTTTCTCAGCAGACGATGAAATGGACGAGTCGGACGAGGATGACATTCGTCGCCTCACTGGCCTGAAGacggtgaagaagaagaagcttcgCATGGGGATCCCCGTTTGA
- the mustn1b gene encoding musculoskeletal embryonic nuclear protein 1b — MSQPGEVKKKKRPPMKEEDLKGARSKLGLKGEVKSKTYEVMVECERMGKVAPSVFSAVRTGTETAMDKPAATKAPGASVFSK; from the exons ATGTCACAG CCAGGcgaggtgaagaagaagaagcgtcCCCCgatgaaggaggaggacctgAAAGGAGCCCGCAGTAAACTGGGACTGAAGGGCGAGGTCAAGAGTAAGACCTATGAGGTCATGGTTGAGTGTG aACGTATGGGCAAAGTGGCTCCATCTGTGTTCAGTGCTGTGAGGACGGGGACAGAGACAGCCATGGACAAGCCTGCTGCCACCAAGGCTCCTGGAGCCAGTGTGTTCAGCAAGTAG